Below is a window of Eschrichtius robustus isolate mEscRob2 chromosome 13, mEscRob2.pri, whole genome shotgun sequence DNA.
GACAGGCAGAACTGAAGCTTCATTTTCAGAACAGTATGAACAACTACATAGTAGCCAACATGCAATAATCTTTAGGAAGTAAAAGTAAAGTGTGCTTGGACTATGGAAGTCTGACCCTGAAACCCAAATCTAACTGAAGAGCTTCCTGCAGTTTAATCAGACTGCTTTCCTAATATCTGTTATTAGGAGAGTGAGAGTTTTGCTggtgagggaagaaaggaagcttTCTGGCCCTAGGGAAAGGAGAAAGACAGGCGGCCTGGGTTAAAGTCCCTGCAGGAATTTGGGAATGGCCTGATGGCAGCCCCACAGCACAAATGCTTGGTGGAAGGAGAGGCAGTGAGAAGGagtgtggagagagggaaggggcagaAAGCCTTAGAGAAAGTGggtgggaaagggggaagggtgagCGGTGAAGGGACTTCCACATTTTACTCATGTTTGAATGTTACTTGTGAAGaatgtattattatttatgtAATGGTAAAACatgtcaaaaaacacaaaaaagtcaAGAAGTGGGAGACAACTCTGCCATTTAGTCTTTTTGTTCAGGATTCTAGGCAATTTTGGCTACCCTCACCATGATCCTGAAgaccattccagccactttctcTCCCTCTGGAAGGAAGTGGTTTTTGCTACAAAGAGAGGTGAACAAGACACTGGGGGCCACGGAGGGATTTGTTACAGGGCACCTGAGGGGAGCTGTGTCCAGCCCCCTTCACACTCACATACACGACGCACCCTCACTCTGCCAGCTCCTGGGCCCAGTTACCTGTCTGGTCCTCCAACAGGTAATACTGCTTCATGAGCTGCCAATGGGCCTGCAGAGCCTTGGCAGTACGGGCCAGGTAGAAGGCATCAGGGTGTCTGTGCAGCAGGTCCTGGAAGGTCTCCAAGGTAGGCTGGCTGGTCTGGAGGGCAAGAAGCACACTCTGGGCATCTGGGTTTCCCTGCTCCTGTCTCTGCCGTACCATCCGTGCCCCCTGTCCCAGTCCCCAGCAGGAGCTGGAAAAAGCGATAGCTACTGCCGCCCAGGAAGCCAGGCTTGGCTCTCCCTGAGGACCCGGTCCACAAAGGCCTTGCAGGTGTACGTGCGTCTCCAAGCAGTGGAGCCTCCCCGCAGTCAGTTTTCCAGGTTAGCCGGCTCCCGCCCTGCCCCTGAGCATTACCAGCCCTCAGCCTTACCGATCCCACTTTGCTCAGCAGCTGCTCTTCAGCCTTGCTAAacagggccttgctctggatggCGGCAATGGCCTCTGGGTGCAGCTGTCTCATGGCCTGGCAGGCCAGCCTGGGCAGGAGGGAGATAGATGGCAGGGCAGGGTTGAAGGAAGGGTGTCAAGCAATCTGGGGTTCCTACTTCTCCAAAGCCTGCAGGCCTTTGAGATCCAGAACTCAAAGATCCAGGCCCTCAACAGGAAGAGCCCAAGGCTTAGCACAGGACCTGTGACCTCGTGCATCTGCTGAAAACATTAACAGGCAACTCAGAAAACTCAGGTTCCTGTGTTCAACCCCGTGAAGAGGCTCAAGGGCACAGCCGCCTACAGGCCAGTCTGGAGGGAGATCCTGAGACCGGCTGCTGCTAGTGCCCCAAGAACTTTCTCCTTACTTGGCCAAAGCTGCCACCCACTAGCCACCTCCTCTTTCCCAAGCTGTGCCCTGCCCATTTCCTGGTATATCAGGGCTGTGGCTATAGCTTAAGTGGTGACAGGGGCTGTGGATTAGAAGATGGGTGTTAAGGATTCGACCAAATTCTGATGATGTCAAACGAAGTGACTGAGAAGGAagagtgtgtgttgtgtgtgtgcatagGTGTATTTGGACTGTTGGAGCTGGAAGAGGCCCTGGTGTTCTTCTGTTCCAACTCCTTCTTCTGGAGGAAGAAACTGCGGGAGGTCAGTgtgggaaggctgggaggtgACCACCGCCCCAAACCACAATGCACACGGTGGTAGAACAGGGCTCCTGGCACTCATGTAGTGTTTTCTCTCATGCTACTTCCTTGGCTTCCAGGTCCTTGCTCCTGACATCCAGCCTGGATTAGCAGGGTTGGTAGCAGGAAGCAGCTTCCCCCTGAAGCCTGGCAGGTCTTCAGTATCATCTCAGAAGATACAAGGCCCCAGGGAGCCCTgcctcccaggcccctcccctgtACAATTCTTTCTGTTCAGGAGCCAAATTCTGGTGTCCCCAGTACCACGCCACTGCTGGGGCCAGCCCACTCACTTGGAGATGACAGGATCGTAGAGCAGGGCGTACCAGCGCTCCTGGACTTCCCTCAGGGTGAAGCGGCAGCTGAACTTCACGCCCAGGTGGACAGATGTCAGGTCATTAGTCTGCAAGGCCCCAGAGTGGTTTGCTCCAGCCTTAGAGCTGGGAAGAACCCTCCCGTGCCACCTACAGGACACTGCCGGGCTAGATGGGGGGCTGGGAACTGGAGGCTGCGGGGGGAAGGCGAACACAACCCCTGTGGTGGGAAGCACTACCTGCAACACGGCATTGATGAGCAGGAGGTCGTCCGCAGGCTTCCAGCGGCCCAGATCCTTGGTCACCTGGAGTGGCTGTTTGCTCTTCTTCACACGTTTCGTGAgtccaggggctggggctgggctgggcggcACAGGGGTGCTGGGGGCCTTGGACACCTGGGCAGAAGGCAGGAGCAGAGTGAGCTCATCAGGGCAGCTAGGGCTTCAGGCCTAGAGCTTCGCACACTGTGTGGCagctccagccccacccaacaacaAACCACAGGCAGGGGGCTCAGCTTCCtagtgcccctccctcccctttcccgcCCCCATCAAAGTACTTCTACACAGTCCTTGACCATATGGGGTCTTCTTTTTGCTGGTGGCGCCCCCCAACCCCAGCAtggagggtgggtggggaggataCCAGGAAAACACTCTTGCTGGTACAGCGTCTGGGGCCAGAGCAATGCCACCTGGGGGTTATTTTTACAGCCAGCAATGCTCGGAACAGGCTGTCTGCTCCCAGAATAGATGCACGCTCTATGCCTCCTACACAGAATGTGATACAGGATGCACTGACAGGGTGGTGATGGGTGCAGCAAGAAAAGCGGAGTAGTGAGGGATGGGATCCCAGGAGGGAGGCATCTGAGGTGGGCCGGGGCAACTTGATCCTCTCATAAGCCTCCTCTGCAGGGCTCTTGCCAGCTGGCAAAGGTTGTGGGGAAACACAAAATCTGGCACTGGCCCCCACCCCTCTCCATTCCCCACGTCTCCCAATCCTCACCTTCTTCTTCTCACTGGAGGAGGGTTCACTCCCCGAACAGCGCCCTGGTTCCACCCCACTGGCCCCCTTCGCCCGGGTAGAGGACTTAGCCAGGCTGCTCTCCACCAGCTCATCGTCAaacttttttctcttgatgaacCTGAGAAGAGTCCTACCCAGTGAGCGCTCTGTGCCCCATCCCCAGTACCCACTCACACACACCCAGCTCCTAAAGTAGAGCAGGTTCCCAGCAGGCAGGATGCTAACTGCTCTGGCTCAGTGGGTGGGGCATGGAACTGCTATGCTCCACCCCTGAGATGACAGCATACTGCACCACAAAGATTTCCTGTCCAAGACCTAAGATCTCCCTCCCTTGCTCTCAGTCTCATGGGGAGGGACTTAGCAGGGACAGGAAAAGCACAAGGGTCTGCCAACAGTTGGGCCCCAGAGGGGCTCAGGGAGCCATTCCCAACAGGGGCGAAAGCATGCAGCAGTCTCAGTCTCTGGCCCTTCAAACCCTAGTACCTGGAGGAGCTTCTTCGTTTAGGGATGGTGCCCAAAGCCTGTGAGGAGGCCCGCTTCTGCCCTGCCAGTGACTCCTCATCCTCTGAGCGGCTGGCAGTGCCTGATGCCATCAGGGATGAATCTAGCAGCCCCTGAGAATCTAGAAAAAGAGAAGTGGTGAACCCAGGCCTCCTAAATGCCTAGCAGAGCCCTGAGCCTCTGCACATGGGACCCCTCCTCAGCCCCCCTTCCCCTACCAGCCCTCTTGGTCCCTCCCCTGCTTCCTTGACACTTGAAGTTTTAAGGTGGGAGTTCCTTGGCCATCCAGATCCCATCTGGGCCCAGACCTTCCACGCTGGGCAGTTCTCCCGGTGCCACGTGTCATGTCGTGCAGCACATGGTGCTCAGGTCAGACTGGTGATGCCGACACACCGGGCTCTGGGCATAACTGCTCCCTCTGCCATCAAAATGCAGCCATGCCAAAGAGCGTCAGCTCAACAGCAAGTCAGTCAATTGTGGCCTCTGCCGAGAGGTACGTGGGTGGTGCTGGCCCAGGGGGAGGTGGCAATGCCCAGCCAGGACCGAAAGACACACGTGCCAGGCACGGGGTGGAATCAGCAGATGCTTGGCGCCTGAGCGTTTGGGGAGCTGGCCCGGCCTCATACTACCTTTGTCCATCCTCTCACAGTCCCAAAGCCACTGGTTCCAAACCACAGGGCTAGAAGGAAGGGTCCCACAGGTTCATCCAAGGATTCTGACCAGGTGAGCTTAGAGGCTGAGAAGAGATTCTGCAAAGGAGAAATGAGGCtccctgaggctcaggcttcgaaCTGGCCAGCCTCACCTCCTTATACTGGAACAGGTCCCCAGGATCCCATAAGCTAGGGGAAACACCAGGAGAAGAGACACAATATATTCTGCCAATATGACCCTGATAAACCAGTAGCCTTTCGAAGGTCACCGACATCTCTGAGACAGTGATAAAAGCTATGGAccctaaaaaaatgtacacattttAGGAGGTTCACAAACCACTCTAATTCTACTCATAGCCCCTAGGTTAAGGGCCTTGACTATAAACTAGCAAGAAACAAGGGATTCTTGGCTCACTTTTTCTTTGTCAGCTGCCCATTCAGCTCCCCTCCCAGCCCAAAGCAGGGAAAAGGAAACGGAGATTGAACTCCAACCAGTCCATCtcacttttttttatttaaagctcTGGCTGAAGATTTAGTGGGTGGTACCTCGTGGAAGCTAAAAAACGCGGCTTGGGAACTGAGCAAATATCAACCGCCCTGGGCGGCAGGGGCCCTCGCCTAAGTCCGGAGAACTCAGGTATTAGGGACTCTGCGGAGCGCGCCGCTTCGAAGAGTCCCGCCCCTTCTGACCAGGGCGTCTCTCCGCGCAGCGttccagccctgcccccaggTGCGCTCCTCGCGCCGTACCATTTGATACGGCTGGGAATCTTGCCACCTGGGGAGAGGGTGAAGGGCCCGATTCCGCGGGTAGACTGAGGCAGGGTCAGCGCCCCCTGCCTTCTCCGGCCCTCCGCCCCTCGTTCTCCCCGCAAGGGCACACCCACAGTAGGGGATTAGTCCAGGTCTGTTTCAGGGGCTCGGGATAGGAGTGGTGACGAAGTCAGCCCTGCAACTCAAAAGCAAAGCACCGAGTGAACCCCGATGCCCTCGCAGCCTTGGTTTAAGCCCCACGGGCCGGTGGCGGGGAAAGGGAGTCAACTCCCAGACCAATTCTCACCCCACCCTCGGCATGCCACCTTTGCGCATGCGTAACTTCTCGGACCAGATTCTGGCCCGGTCCGGCCCACGCATGCGCAGATTTTCGGGGCGCTCCCGGGGCGGGGCCCCAAACCTGGCGGGGTGTCGTCCCCGGCGGCACTCTGGGGAACTCCATTTCACCCCCAACTCTGCTCAGAACACTCAGAGGCGAACCGCGAGGTCTCACCATTCCTAGGCTGCCAGCTCCAACAACTTCTCCGCGGCGCCTGCAGCAGCCGCAGGGCCAAAGCCGGCTTCCGTGAGGCCCGTCTACTTCCGGGTCTACGAACTAAGGGCTGCGCAACCCCTTCCGGTTCGCCCCGGTAACGTGGGTAAGGGGGCGTGGCCGTGGTAGCGAAGGTGTCGCTGTTTTGTTAACAGCGGAAATTAAAGGCTTTCCCAATTGGGACAACATATAGGGAGGCATCAGGGATTATAGGATCCAGGTTGGTGGAAGTGATTAAAGGGAAAGGCGAGACTTGGGGCGGGATAGCCTGAGTAGCGAGATGAGGCAACGCTGGAAGGGGCGGGCCCGAGGGTGGGGCCGGGCGGCTGACTAGATTTCGGCTTCCGAATCTTGCAGCCTCCTGAGATATCGAGGACTCTTTGATAGTTTCTCAGGACCAATTATGGATTGTTTGATTCCACCAAAGGTTTTAGAGAAACTACTCTGTGGCGGGCCCTGTGCTAGGCACAATACGGGGAGATGATGTTGAGCTCCCTCCAGCCGGAGAGATGCATATAGAAGGGGCAGGGAGGTTGAGGTCTAAGGAACGGAGGGAGGGTTGTAGGCTGCGGTTCTATAAGGTAGAGGCCCTGGGAGAAGGAGTGCCCTTCCCATCAGCCCGACCCCACCTGGATTGCTGGAGGCAGCTGTGGGCCCCGGGAGGTAAGACGACCAAAGGAAGCACCTTCAGAGGAGAGTGCCCTGGAGATGGGAGGACAAAACTACAGGAAAAGTTGGGAGTTTGGGGGTGTGAGAGCTGTCTTGAGAAACCAGAAAGACTGTTCTCTAAAAGAGGGTTTCTATTTGTTTTATGCTTCCTTGGAGGGGCACAAAAGGGTAATAGCCTTAGAGAAACACACTGCGGCTCAGAATAAGAAAGATACAATTCCAAAGCTGTCCAGCAGCTAGGGTGGTCCCCTCAGTGGAGGTGTCAAGCACACATCACCTGGACATTGCCAGGCGATTCAAGTGTCAGATGGGAGGCTAGCCCTTCTGGGCCTGACAGTGTATGATAGCCTTCTGCTTTAAGAGTCCCCTGTTCATTTGTGATCTTGCTTAATGAGTATTAACCTATTTTATTTCCCCTGAAAGACTGTGTTTTCTGATACAAGGTGTGATGGACTATACTAGATATAGCATAGTAGCTATACTAGGTGAGAGTTATCAGGGAGGTCTCTAAGGAGGTGACAATTGAATTGAGATTTGACAGCTGATAAGGGACCAGTTAGGCAAAGAGCTGGGGTAAGATGACCTAGTCAGAGGGGACAGCATAACTCCAAAGCAGAAAAGAACTTGGTGAGtttgaggaggaggaaggagtttAGTGTGGCTGGAACAGgatgatcaagaaaaagagggagggagatgagaaTAGAGAGGTCATCAGGGCAGATCACATTAGGCCTTGTAGTTCATGGTAtagattttgttctttattctttttttaaacaatttgattgattgattgattgccatgctgcacagcatgcaggatcttagttcccccaccagggatcgaacccatgccccctgcagtggaagcacagagtctcaaccactggacccctAGGGAAGTCCCCTTGGCCTTTATTCTTAATGCATTAGAAAGCCCTTAAAGGATGGCAAGCAAAAGCATCCATCCTGtgatatgatttaattttttaaataatccctTTGTCTACTTGTGGAGAACGGATTGTAGGGGGgcaaaagaggaaggagagagatcaGATGAAGAGGCTATTGTAGCAATCCAAGTGAGAGAGGTAAACTCGGGTGGTTTAGCTGGGTTGTGGGGGCAGTGAAGACGGACAGAAATAGTGACTTCGATGTATATTTTGCAGGTGGAACCACAAGGGCTTACTGATGGATTGAATATAGGAtatgagagaaaaggaagaatcaAGGATAAGATCTAGAATTTTGGCCTGAGTACCTGGATGGATATGCGACAACCCCCCCTCTTtagaatatatccagaatctggtCATATCTCATCAGCTCCAACGCTATTTCCTGATCCAAATACGCTGGATTCACCTTCTCTCACCTGGACTATTGCAAGAGCTCCCTAACTAGTCTCCCAGCTTTCATCTTTACCGCCTCTCCTCCAATTTCTTCACAGCagctaaaagaaatggaaatccaCTCATGTCAAGCCTCTGTTCAAAATCCTCCATCATCCTTGGAGTAAAAGCTCATGAGGTCACGACCTCATCTCCTGCTCCTCTCACTTGGTCTTTTAAaagtttcagggcttccctggtggcacagtggttaagaatccgcctgccaattcaggggacacgggttcgagccctggtctgggaagatcccacatgccgcggagcaactaagcccgtgagccacagatactgtgcctgcgcatctggagcctgtgctctgcgacgggagaggccgcgacagtgagaggcccgcgcaccgcgatgaagagtggcccccgcttgccacaactggagaaagccctcgcacagaaacgaagacccaacacagccataaataaataaatttatttaaaaaaaaaagtttcagtccCCATCCCCTGCATTCTGTATCCcttccctgctttgttttttcgttagcatttattttctcctaatgtgtgatgtaatttacttatttttttcctgtttattataTGTCCCCCAGCAGTAGAAtataagctctatgagggcaggggggtttgtctgttttgttcactgctatagtaggtacttaataaatatttgttgaataagcatGTTAAATAAACCTAGGGGAAAGGGGAAGTCTGTGGGAGGAGGAGGTTTGTATAGGCGCAGAAATGAAGAGTTCTGTTTAGACATGTTAAGTATGAGATGCCTGTGAGGTATTCTGGTGGAGGTGTTGAGTAGAGAGGTGGGCACACTAGTCCAGTCAGGGAGGAGACCTGGGCTGGAGATATACATTAGGGAATCATTCTCATGAAGATGATGCCAATGCCTAGGGAGAGAGTATAGACAGAGAATAGGAAGGTCCAAGACCCATGCCTGGGGCACTCCAACATTTAAGTTAAGGTAGAGGAGGAGCCAGCaaaggaacaaaaagaagagtgtggataaaaagaaaagttagCAATGGCACCAGTCATCTAACCTCCAGTTAACTGTCCCTGGCTCCAGGGTAATCTTTCACAGTGCAGCACTATCCCTGGGATAGACGTGGCTTACCGTGGAGGCCACGATCATCATGGTTTCTTCTGGATCTTTGCTCAGGGCCCCAGCCTCCTTCATctgggggattaggacatggTGGTTAAGAATACAGGCTCTGCCTGACTTTAAACCTTAGCTCTATCACCTACCATCTTGTGACCTTGAGAAGTTAATATATTTCTTTGCCTCAGTTTGCCATCATCTGCGGGGAAATAATAGTACCCACTTTGTAGGATGGTTCTGAGGAGTAAATCACTCACTGTTTAAACAAGTACGTCGTATATAGcaagtgctttaaaaatgttaGCTGTTGGTACTGTTCTTAGGGCTTGGGTCTTGGTGTCTCCTGCCAGGTGGTCAGTCTAGGACCCAGACTTTGATAGCACAGCCCCTCCCGGCTCCCATCCACTAGAGCAGGACCAGTTTTTCTTTCACCTAAGGCTGTTACCTTCTGGGCACTCGGTCAGAGGACACAGGATCTCTCTGCTGTTGGCTCAAATATACCTTCTTAGGAAGGCAAGTTTAATAAAGCCGTTCACCAGTACAAAGTTGCCTTTGGATTCACAATGCATTTTAAGTCAGCATGAACTCTACTTGATatctgtacacttttttttttttctctaagggaGGAGAGACCATTTGCAAAGGATGAGTCTCATACACAGACTGAATCTCTCTGAAATACCAACCCCCAAGGTAGAGAATCACAAACTTTATGAAACATCCGACTTATTTAACATGACAAAATGTATATATCTCAGTCCGAAAGCCAGAATCACACTTAATGAGGAAACCTAAATTATTCGCATTGAAGTTAGGTATTCCACAAGGATGGCCCCTGtgactatttttatttaacaCTGCTTTGGAAGTACTAGCCTACTTAATTGCAGAAGAGAGAGGAATGAGATAAAAAAACTAGAGAAGAAGAGGTGAAattaccattatttatttatgatataATAGCCTAACTGGAAAATCCAAGGATATCAACTGAAAAACTAATACAAATAAGACATTTTAGCAAAGTGGGtacaaattaatatataaaaagtcaATGAACAACAGCCAATTAGAAAGTATATGAgaataaaatgtatcatttacaatagcaatgAAAATGTAATGTAACCAAGAGTAATCTTACCAATGTGCTAGATCTAGGTGCCCAAAACTAAAAATGCTACTGAAGGACACAAAAGGAgacatgaataaatggaaaggcatACTCTATTTTTGGGTAGAAAGACTCACTGTCATAAAGACGTCAGCTCTCATTAATCTATAAATGTAACACAATCTAATACCAACAGACTACATAACCTGAAtataaagttcatatggaaattTTTGCATCAAGAATAACCATGAACATTCTGAAAAAGTTAATGAAAGGGGACTAGCTCTATTGGATATTAAACCAATAAAAGCTACAATATCTAAAATAGTAAAATCCAGAGGACACTAGTGCAAGCATGGACAATTTGATcaagagaacaaaataaagagtccagaaatagacccaaaacATTGAAAATGTTAGTATATGATAAAGATGGCATTCTCTATCAGTAGGGAAAAGATTATACAGTAAGTGGTATTGAGACAATTGTGTagccacctgaaaaaaaaataatgtggtaTCTCTACTTTAGTTCTTACGCTAAAATAAATCCATATGAATCAATTgtgtttaaataaatgtaaaatagtaaAACTATAAATTTGTATGTCGTAGTGGAGAAAATATCTCAGAATAGCACAAAGTTTCCCAAAGCATTAAAAAAGACAATTCTGTCAACATAAAAATCTATAATTTCTGCAGAGCAAAAAACACCATAAACAAAGACAAATGGCAAACTGGGGGAAATGTTTGCAGCTCATACCACAGACAAAAGGACTAATTTGCTCGGTATATACAAAATCCCTTcaaatcaatatgaaaaagaacaaaaatccaATAACAAAATGGGATGGttaacataaaagaaaagataaatggcTCTTagacatatgaaaaaatgctcaatctCATACACAAGAAAATTGAAACTACATTTAGATATCATTTTTCACCTATAGACAGGCAAAAAAATCCGAATGTTTGACAATATGCCCTTGGCCTGGTTATGGAGAAACAGGCCCTCATATATGTTACCGGTAGAACTGTAAATTGTCAGTACTTGCcaaaattacaaatgaatataATTTCTAATCCAATATACTTGCACACATGCaaaataaactatatataaaattttcaacTATAGCATTATTTACGGTAGCAAAAGTTTACAAACAATTCAAACATCTATCACTAGAgaactagttaaataaattatggtccatccatacaatggaatatcatacaGCCAGGCTGAAGAGCTGTCACACAAATCTTTATAGGTCGTGATTAAATTCATGAAAAGCTATTAAGTTTTTAAACAGGCATGGTATGAGATCTGGATTTTAGAAAGATCTCTCTGGCTTAGTATGGAGCATAGACTGACAGAGTAAAACTAGAGACAAGGAGATCAGTCAGTAGCCTAAATTAGGGTAGTCACCAAGGAGAAGACACATAAAATGTAGACTGGATAGGGCTTGATAATAGACTGGGTTTAAGGGTACAAAAGATGAGGCACTGATGATACCCTGGTTTCTGGCTTTGGCAGTAAATGGAGAGTGATGTTTATGCATTAAGATAGGGAGCGTAAGTGGAGAAGCTCGTTTGGGTAAGAAGGAAAGATGATGAGTTCTATTCGGATGAATTGAGTTGGAGGTGCCAGTGGGCAATCAGTTGAGATGCTTGGTTGGGTGTTCGGGTATACAGCTGTATGACTCCGGGGAGAGATTGGGACTAGGGATAAATTGGGGAATCATCATCATATAGCTGATGTTTAAAGCCATAAGGGAAGATGAAGTCATCATGGGATATCCTGAGGCATGAGGAGAGGAGAGTGTCCAGGCCCTGGAGCGACCCCTGGAGTACAGGCAGAAGACTGTGCACTCCTACTAGAGCCAGAGGAGTGTGGGGAACAGGAGGGAAACCAAGTATCACATGACAGAAGCAAGGGAAGACTGTGGTAGGGTTTTAGTGGTCCATGTCTCTCACTTGGTTATAATATCCTTAAGGACATAaactgggtcttatttttgttttctccctgTCTGCTCCATCTCTACCTTCAGTCAATACAAGGTTTTGCACATAATCGAGATGTCTGTGAACAAAATAAGGGCACGAATGAGTAAATCCATTCAAAGCTGGGTCTTTACACTACTTTAGTTCAAATTTTCATTACTGTTCCTCTGATTGGTCTCCCTGCATCCATTCTCTAACCTCTCCACATTGCCATGGCTGCCTCTCTAAAGTGCAGATCTAGTAACATCACTCTTTTCCTTGAAAATCATCAGTAGCTTTCCACTGCTGAGGAAAATCCTCAGCTTGGCCTT
It encodes the following:
- the MCRS1 gene encoding microspherule protein 1; translated protein: MDKDSQGLLDSSLMASGTASRSEDEESLAGQKRASSQALGTIPKRRSSSRFIKRKKFDDELVESSLAKSSTRAKGASGVEPGRCSGSEPSSSEKKKVSKAPSTPVPPSPAPAPGLTKRVKKSKQPLQVTKDLGRWKPADDLLLINAVLQTNDLTSVHLGVKFSCRFTLREVQERWYALLYDPVISKLACQAMRQLHPEAIAAIQSKALFSKAEEQLLSKVGSTSQPTLETFQDLLHRHPDAFYLARTAKALQAHWQLMKQYYLLEDQTVQPLPKGDQVLNFSDAEDLIDDSKLKDMRDEVLEHELTVADRRQKREIRQLEQELHKWQVLVDSITGMSSPDFDNQTLAVLRGRMVRYLMRSREITLGRATKDNQIDVDLSLEGPAWKISRKQGVIKLKNNGDFFIANEGRRPIYIDGRPVLCGSKWRLSNNSVVEIASLRFVFLINQDLIALIRAEAAKITPQ